Proteins from a genomic interval of Rhodococcoides fascians A25f:
- a CDS encoding ABC transporter ATP-binding protein: MSMEMTAWNQMYRSMNRPDTQSSFSKETARRILTFAAPHRRALGGFLVLSVASAVLAVATPVLAGRVVNAIVDGRELRVVVLLAIAIAAIALVDAVVGLINRWLSANIGESLILDLRTAVFDHVQRMPIAFFTRTRTGALVSRLNNDVIGAQRAFSTTLSGVVSNLVTLALTLVVMIGISWQITLLALILLPVFVLPARRMGRRLARLQREAAAHNSAMSTQMTERFSAPGATLVKLFGHPEQESVEFAVRARRVRDIGVRSAMVQTVFVTALTLVSALALAVVYGLGGFYALRGSLDPGSVVALSLLLARLYSPLTALASARVEVMSALVSFERVFEVLDLVPLITDKPDAKTLPAGPVAVELDDVRFAYPSADKVSLASLEEVATLDSRGGEQVLHGVSFRAEPGQMVALVGTSGAGKSTIAQMIARLYDVDGGAVRLGGIDVRDLTAESVRGTVGMVTQDGHLFHESIRSNLLLPRPDATDDEVWDALSRARLADLVRSLPDGLDTVVGERGYRLSGGERQRLTIARLLIAQPRVVILDEATASLDSTSEAAVQAALSEALEGKTSVVIAHRLSTIRAADVILVIEDGRIAERGTHDELLAAGGRYEELHRTQFAQTGRSDQALQGAGTTVDGSSSVAAASIGVNPSIA; encoded by the coding sequence ATGAGCATGGAGATGACCGCCTGGAACCAGATGTATCGGTCGATGAACAGGCCCGATACCCAGTCGTCGTTCTCGAAGGAGACGGCCCGCAGGATCCTGACGTTCGCGGCACCGCATCGTCGCGCTCTGGGCGGGTTCCTGGTGCTCAGCGTGGCCTCCGCTGTTCTCGCGGTGGCCACGCCGGTACTGGCGGGCCGAGTGGTGAACGCCATCGTGGACGGACGAGAGCTGCGCGTGGTGGTGCTGCTGGCAATCGCCATCGCGGCGATCGCTCTGGTGGACGCCGTGGTCGGTCTGATCAATCGGTGGCTCTCGGCGAACATCGGCGAGAGCTTGATCCTGGATCTGCGGACGGCGGTGTTCGACCATGTCCAGCGCATGCCGATCGCCTTCTTCACGCGGACGCGCACCGGTGCGCTGGTGAGCCGGCTCAACAACGATGTGATCGGAGCGCAGCGCGCATTCAGCACCACGCTGTCCGGGGTCGTCAGCAACTTGGTGACGTTGGCGTTGACGTTGGTGGTCATGATCGGAATTTCCTGGCAGATCACGCTTCTCGCGCTGATTCTGCTGCCGGTGTTCGTGCTTCCCGCGCGACGGATGGGTCGACGCCTCGCTCGGCTGCAGCGTGAAGCGGCAGCGCACAACTCGGCGATGAGCACGCAGATGACCGAGCGATTCTCGGCTCCCGGCGCGACGCTGGTGAAGCTGTTCGGTCATCCCGAGCAGGAATCGGTCGAGTTCGCGGTACGCGCCCGGCGCGTGCGCGACATCGGCGTTCGCAGTGCCATGGTGCAAACGGTGTTCGTGACGGCACTGACGCTGGTCTCGGCACTGGCTCTGGCCGTGGTGTACGGCTTGGGCGGCTTTTATGCCCTCCGGGGGTCACTGGACCCGGGTTCAGTTGTGGCACTGTCGCTTCTGCTTGCGCGGCTCTACTCTCCCCTGACCGCGCTGGCGAGTGCGCGCGTCGAGGTGATGAGCGCACTGGTGAGTTTCGAGCGGGTCTTCGAGGTGCTCGATCTCGTTCCGCTCATCACCGACAAGCCCGATGCGAAGACCCTGCCTGCGGGGCCGGTGGCCGTCGAACTCGACGATGTTCGGTTCGCGTACCCCTCTGCGGACAAGGTTTCGCTCGCCTCTCTGGAAGAGGTGGCAACCTTGGATTCGCGCGGCGGAGAACAGGTTCTGCACGGTGTGTCGTTCCGCGCCGAGCCCGGCCAGATGGTGGCGTTGGTCGGGACCTCCGGTGCAGGCAAATCCACGATTGCGCAGATGATTGCCCGCCTGTACGACGTCGACGGCGGCGCCGTCCGCCTCGGCGGTATCGACGTGCGAGATCTGACGGCCGAATCGGTCCGCGGCACAGTCGGAATGGTGACCCAGGACGGTCATCTGTTCCACGAGAGCATCCGGTCCAACCTGTTGTTGCCCAGGCCCGATGCCACCGACGACGAAGTGTGGGATGCCCTGTCGAGGGCGAGGCTCGCAGATCTCGTTCGTTCCCTGCCCGACGGCCTGGACACGGTTGTCGGTGAACGTGGATACCGGCTCTCCGGTGGTGAGCGTCAGCGCCTGACGATCGCGCGGTTGCTGATCGCGCAGCCACGGGTCGTCATTCTCGACGAGGCCACGGCGTCACTGGATTCCACGTCCGAGGCCGCGGTGCAGGCGGCTCTGTCCGAGGCGTTGGAAGGGAAGACCTCGGTGGTGATCGCGCACCGACTGTCGACCATCAGGGCAGCCGACGTGATCCTGGTGATCGAGGACGGGCGAATCGCCGAGCGAGGCACGCACGACGAGCTCCTCGCGGCGGGAGGCCGCTACGAGGAGCTGCATCGGACGCAGTTTGCTCAGACGGGCAGGTCGGACCAGGCACTTCAGGGTGCCGGCACCACTGTGGACGGGTCGTCGTCGGTTGCCGCGGCGAGCATCGGGGTGAATCCGTCGATTGCGTAG
- the lon gene encoding endopeptidase La produces MVVPVELDEAARAAVDAAKASNDGTLLVAPRLEDRYAAYGVLATIVQMGRLADGRPAAVIKATRRAHIGHGVSGPGAALWVEAEPVPDVTASDDLKALAAEYKQLVVAMLQRRDAWQVIDSVNKLTDPSAIADTAGYASYLTDVQKRDLLETPDVATRLDSLIEWTKAHLAEVEVNDKISGDVREGMEKTQKEFLLRQQLAAIRKELGEDEPDGADDYRGRVEAADLPEKVREQALREVGKLERASDQSPESGWIRTWLDTVLDLPWNNTTTDNTDIDSARAVLDADHHGLDDVKDRIVEYLAVRARRSERGLQSVGGRGSGAVMVLAGPPGVGKTSLGESVARALGRTFVRVALGGVRDEAEIRGHRRTYVGALPGRIVRAIGEAGSMNPVVLLDEIDKVGSDYRGDPSAALLEVLDPAQNHTFRDHYLDLDLDLSDVVFLATANVIDQIPGPLLDRMELVTIDGYTEDDKVVIARNYLLPRQMDRAAVTSEEVTVTDAALRKIAADYTREPGVRQLERLLAKALRKVATKLAGTADVLEIDEPDLVTYLGRPRFTPEAHERTEVPGVATGLAVTGLGGDVLFIEAASTDGDPGLKLTGQLGDVMKESAQIALSYVRSHAAQFGVTPESLDRSIHVHVPAGAVPKDGPSAGVTMVTALVSMATGRPVRSDVGMTGEVTLNGRVLPIGGVKQKLLAAQRAGLKTVFIPARNEPDLDDVPAEVLEALDVRPMTDVADILALALEPVAASAAA; encoded by the coding sequence ATGGTGGTGCCCGTCGAACTCGACGAGGCCGCGCGCGCCGCCGTCGATGCGGCGAAGGCCAGCAACGACGGCACGCTGCTCGTCGCACCCCGTCTGGAAGACCGCTATGCCGCGTACGGAGTCCTCGCGACGATCGTGCAGATGGGCCGCCTGGCCGACGGACGACCGGCCGCCGTCATCAAGGCCACGCGCCGCGCGCATATCGGCCACGGAGTCAGCGGTCCCGGTGCTGCCCTGTGGGTGGAGGCGGAGCCCGTGCCGGACGTGACCGCCAGTGATGACCTCAAAGCCCTTGCGGCCGAGTACAAACAGCTCGTCGTGGCGATGCTGCAACGCCGAGACGCCTGGCAGGTGATCGACTCGGTCAACAAGCTCACCGATCCGAGTGCCATCGCCGACACGGCCGGATATGCGTCCTACCTCACCGACGTGCAGAAGCGCGACCTTCTCGAAACCCCGGATGTGGCAACGCGTCTGGACTCTCTGATCGAGTGGACCAAGGCGCATCTCGCCGAGGTCGAGGTGAACGACAAGATCTCCGGCGACGTACGCGAGGGGATGGAAAAGACCCAGAAGGAATTCCTGCTCCGGCAGCAGCTGGCCGCCATTCGCAAGGAACTCGGCGAGGACGAGCCCGACGGTGCCGACGACTATCGTGGCCGCGTCGAGGCCGCCGACCTGCCCGAGAAGGTGCGCGAACAAGCGCTCCGCGAGGTCGGCAAGCTGGAGCGCGCCAGTGATCAGAGTCCGGAATCGGGCTGGATCCGAACCTGGCTCGACACCGTGCTCGACCTACCGTGGAACAACACCACGACCGACAACACCGATATCGATTCTGCGCGTGCCGTTCTCGACGCGGATCATCACGGACTCGACGATGTGAAGGATCGGATCGTGGAGTACCTGGCCGTCCGTGCGCGACGCTCCGAACGGGGCCTGCAGTCCGTCGGTGGGCGCGGATCCGGTGCCGTCATGGTGCTCGCGGGCCCACCCGGGGTGGGCAAGACCTCACTCGGCGAGTCTGTTGCACGTGCGCTCGGACGTACCTTCGTGCGCGTCGCTCTCGGTGGCGTTCGAGACGAGGCCGAGATCCGTGGGCACCGTCGCACCTACGTCGGCGCACTGCCGGGCCGAATCGTGCGGGCCATCGGCGAGGCGGGATCGATGAATCCCGTTGTGCTGCTGGACGAGATCGACAAGGTCGGTTCGGACTACCGCGGCGACCCGAGTGCCGCACTGCTCGAGGTGCTGGACCCGGCGCAGAACCACACGTTCCGTGATCACTACCTCGATCTGGATCTCGACCTGTCCGACGTGGTGTTCCTCGCCACGGCCAATGTGATCGATCAGATTCCCGGGCCGTTGCTCGATCGCATGGAACTGGTGACCATCGACGGATACACCGAGGACGACAAGGTCGTCATCGCGCGGAACTACCTGCTTCCTCGTCAGATGGACAGGGCAGCAGTCACGTCCGAGGAGGTGACGGTGACCGACGCCGCACTGCGCAAGATCGCTGCCGACTACACCCGCGAGCCCGGGGTGCGGCAGCTGGAGCGGTTGTTGGCAAAGGCCCTACGTAAGGTGGCGACGAAACTCGCGGGTACCGCCGACGTTCTGGAGATCGACGAGCCGGATCTGGTGACCTACCTCGGTCGTCCACGCTTCACGCCCGAGGCGCACGAGCGAACGGAAGTGCCGGGTGTGGCAACGGGTCTGGCGGTCACCGGACTCGGCGGCGATGTGCTGTTCATCGAGGCGGCCTCCACCGACGGCGATCCCGGGTTGAAGCTCACCGGTCAGCTGGGCGATGTGATGAAGGAATCCGCGCAGATCGCGTTGTCCTATGTACGTTCGCACGCAGCACAATTCGGTGTCACGCCCGAATCGCTCGATCGCAGCATTCACGTGCACGTTCCGGCGGGCGCGGTGCCGAAGGACGGCCCGTCGGCAGGCGTGACCATGGTGACGGCACTGGTGTCGATGGCCACCGGACGGCCGGTGCGATCGGATGTCGGCATGACCGGTGAGGTCACGTTGAACGGTCGGGTGCTGCCGATCGGCGGGGTGAAGCAGAAGTTGCTCGCTGCGCAACGAGCGGGGCTGAAGACGGTGTTCATTCCGGCTCGCAACGAACCGGATCTGGACGACGTGCCCGCAGAAGTGCTGGAAGCGTTGGACGTCCGACCGATGACCGACGTCGCCGACATTCTGGCGCTCGCGCTGGAACCGGTGGCAGCATCCGCGGCGGCTTGA
- a CDS encoding type 1 glutamine amidotransferase domain-containing protein, which translates to MTTLLFAVTAADHWTLNDGSKHPTGYWAEELVESHRTFVDAGWDVTVATPGGKAPVVDEGSLAVDANGGDEQKVADQKSYLASIESILSSPAVLEEQKASDFDVVFVPGGHGPMEDLAVSESFGALVVDFLDADKVVSAVCHAPAALLPAVRSDGSWAFDGYELTGFTDEEETQAGLADKAPWLLETRLRENGAKFENADAWSPHVVVDRNLYTGQNPASTRPLAEKLVGALK; encoded by the coding sequence ATGACTACATTGCTGTTCGCGGTAACCGCTGCCGACCACTGGACATTGAACGACGGAAGCAAGCACCCCACCGGGTACTGGGCCGAAGAGCTCGTCGAATCCCACCGCACCTTCGTCGACGCGGGATGGGACGTCACGGTGGCCACGCCGGGCGGCAAGGCACCGGTCGTCGACGAGGGCAGCCTGGCGGTCGACGCCAACGGCGGTGACGAGCAGAAGGTGGCGGATCAGAAGAGCTACCTCGCGTCCATCGAGTCCATTCTGTCCTCCCCCGCAGTGCTGGAGGAGCAGAAGGCGTCGGACTTCGACGTCGTGTTCGTTCCCGGCGGTCACGGACCGATGGAGGATCTCGCCGTGTCCGAGAGCTTCGGTGCGCTGGTGGTCGACTTCCTCGACGCCGACAAGGTGGTGTCCGCGGTGTGCCACGCGCCGGCCGCCCTGCTTCCTGCCGTGCGTTCCGATGGATCCTGGGCGTTCGACGGATACGAGCTCACCGGCTTCACCGACGAGGAGGAGACCCAGGCCGGGCTCGCAGACAAGGCCCCGTGGCTCCTCGAAACCCGGTTGCGTGAAAACGGTGCGAAGTTCGAGAATGCTGACGCATGGTCGCCGCATGTGGTCGTCGACCGAAACCTCTACACCGGACAGAACCCGGCCTCGACGCGTCCGCTCGCGGAGAAGCTGGTCGGCGCACTGAAGTAG
- a CDS encoding putative protein N(5)-glutamine methyltransferase: MEPGFDEVVPALRAAGCVFAEEEAHILVESASNPAELAHMLGRRIAGEPLEHVVGWVWFCGRRIAVEPGVFVPRRRTEFLVECAAALHPSTLLDLCCGSGAIGLSVPGVTELHAADVDAAAVECAERNLNAVGGTVHRGDLFDALPPELHGRFDAIVVNAPYVPTGEIGLMPREARLHEPRIALDGGVDGARLHRRVAAHAHEWLAPHGSLFIETSALLANSTFEAIHEAGFTAGISESEMFDAVVVIGSTST; encoded by the coding sequence TTGGAACCAGGGTTCGACGAGGTGGTGCCCGCGCTGCGCGCTGCCGGGTGTGTGTTCGCCGAGGAGGAAGCACACATCCTCGTCGAGTCCGCCTCGAACCCGGCAGAGCTCGCCCACATGCTGGGGCGACGCATCGCCGGTGAACCGCTCGAGCACGTCGTCGGGTGGGTGTGGTTCTGTGGTCGACGCATCGCCGTCGAACCGGGTGTGTTCGTTCCCCGCCGCCGCACCGAATTCCTCGTCGAATGCGCTGCAGCACTGCATCCTTCGACGCTCCTCGACCTGTGTTGTGGTTCCGGTGCGATCGGCCTGTCGGTTCCGGGCGTCACCGAGTTGCATGCGGCCGATGTCGACGCCGCGGCGGTGGAGTGCGCCGAACGCAACCTGAATGCCGTCGGAGGTACGGTGCACCGCGGCGACCTGTTCGACGCGCTGCCGCCGGAGCTGCACGGCAGATTCGACGCGATAGTCGTCAACGCCCCGTACGTTCCGACGGGCGAGATCGGGCTGATGCCGAGAGAGGCGCGACTTCACGAGCCGCGCATCGCACTCGACGGCGGCGTGGACGGTGCTCGTCTCCATCGGCGGGTAGCGGCGCACGCCCACGAGTGGCTGGCTCCGCACGGCAGTCTGTTCATCGAAACCAGTGCCCTGCTGGCGAATTCGACGTTCGAGGCCATCCACGAGGCCGGGTTCACGGCCGGTATCAGCGAATCCGAGATGTTCGACGCCGTTGTGGTGATCGGGTCGACGAGCACGTAG
- a CDS encoding MmcQ/YjbR family DNA-binding protein has product MSWDATVRRMCLALPETYEEQAWVGERWRIRGRTFAHLLEIRDGSPPAFAKAAGTDGPAHVLIFRSRGIELDALSKRDGFFAPGWGPEIIGMKLDGSVDRVELGELITESYCNRAPKKLVALLDLPE; this is encoded by the coding sequence ATGAGCTGGGATGCCACAGTCCGTCGAATGTGCTTGGCGCTGCCCGAGACGTACGAGGAACAGGCCTGGGTCGGTGAGCGCTGGCGGATACGCGGTCGCACGTTTGCCCACCTACTCGAGATTCGCGACGGTAGTCCGCCGGCATTCGCGAAGGCCGCAGGCACCGACGGCCCAGCCCATGTCCTCATCTTCCGTTCTCGCGGAATCGAACTCGACGCATTGTCGAAGCGGGACGGCTTCTTCGCTCCGGGTTGGGGACCCGAGATCATCGGCATGAAACTCGACGGCTCCGTGGACCGCGTGGAACTCGGCGAGCTGATCACCGAGAGTTACTGCAACCGGGCACCGAAGAAGCTCGTCGCACTGCTCGATCTACCCGAGTGA
- a CDS encoding pentapeptide repeat-containing protein has protein sequence MAAPSENLLADCGSCFGLCCVALPFAKSSDFAMDKAAGEPCRNLLEDSRCGIHSSLREKGFPGCTVYDCFGAGQKVSQSTFEGRDWRQQPSNASEMFAVFPVMRDLHELLWYLADARGRTSTESLHTRLACEYDELDALTSATPEILMSVDISVLRSRINDVLLDAGDQVRAEVVGKKTNYRGRDMIGAKLAGADLRGASLRGTYLIGADLRGADLRLADVIGADLRGADLRGADLRGSIYATQFQINAARGDRATRLPESLTRPSHWA, from the coding sequence ATGGCTGCCCCGAGCGAGAACTTGCTGGCCGATTGCGGCAGTTGTTTCGGGCTCTGTTGCGTCGCTCTGCCCTTCGCGAAGTCATCGGATTTCGCAATGGACAAGGCCGCTGGGGAACCGTGCCGCAACCTCCTGGAGGACTCGCGGTGCGGCATTCACTCGTCGCTCCGGGAGAAGGGCTTTCCCGGGTGCACGGTGTACGACTGTTTCGGTGCGGGCCAGAAGGTGTCGCAGTCCACGTTCGAGGGACGTGACTGGCGGCAGCAGCCGTCGAACGCGTCGGAGATGTTCGCGGTCTTTCCGGTGATGCGTGATCTGCACGAACTGCTCTGGTATCTGGCGGATGCGCGTGGCCGGACGTCGACCGAAAGCCTGCACACCCGGCTTGCCTGCGAGTACGACGAGCTGGATGCGCTCACTTCGGCGACTCCCGAGATCCTGATGTCGGTCGACATCTCCGTCCTGCGCTCGCGTATCAACGACGTGCTGCTCGATGCCGGCGACCAGGTGCGCGCCGAGGTCGTGGGCAAGAAGACGAACTACCGCGGACGCGACATGATCGGCGCGAAGCTTGCCGGTGCCGATCTGCGCGGCGCAAGCTTGCGCGGCACCTACCTCATCGGAGCCGACCTGCGCGGGGCCGACCTGCGACTGGCGGACGTGATCGGTGCGGATCTTCGCGGTGCCGACCTCAGAGGCGCAGACCTGCGCGGCAGCATCTATGCCACGCAGTTCCAGATCAACGCCGCACGGGGTGACCGAGCGACACGGCTACCCGAATCCCTGACCCGTCCGAGCCACTGGGCCTGA
- a CDS encoding DNA-binding protein, which produces MSTAETDEHPAFPKGTGNPASRAFRAAGYLCLDDLAGVSAAELRKLHGVGPKALTVVQAALEQTGRSLG; this is translated from the coding sequence GTGAGCACAGCAGAAACCGATGAACATCCGGCCTTTCCGAAGGGGACCGGAAATCCTGCGTCTCGGGCGTTCCGTGCGGCGGGCTACCTGTGTCTGGACGACCTCGCAGGTGTGTCGGCGGCAGAGTTGAGAAAGCTGCACGGTGTAGGTCCGAAGGCGCTCACGGTCGTCCAAGCAGCATTGGAGCAGACCGGTAGATCACTCGGCTGA
- a CDS encoding oxidoreductase, whose translation MPETKQRRVVITGANTGIGYFTALEFANRGDHVTLACRNQEKAESAAAKIRAEAPNGTVDTATLNLADLASVREYAASAPESIDVLINNAGVMMPASRTETEDGFELQLGTNHLGHFALTGLLFPKLADDAKITTIASVAHRQRPKLDFDNLQLERGYSAQRGYANSKLANILFALELQRRIDKAGSKVTSNAAHPGISSTELYSSPDGLGSNKILAALAPIGLKFISQSARAGALPTIYAVDVAGGGTYSGPTSLFESRGKPGPASMTRMAQDPALAAKLWDVSEKLTGVGYPL comes from the coding sequence GTGCCTGAAACCAAGCAGAGACGCGTTGTCATCACCGGAGCGAACACCGGTATCGGCTACTTCACCGCCTTGGAGTTCGCGAACCGTGGCGACCATGTGACGCTCGCCTGCCGTAACCAGGAGAAAGCCGAGTCCGCAGCGGCGAAGATCCGAGCGGAGGCACCGAACGGAACCGTCGACACGGCGACCCTGAATCTCGCCGACCTGGCCTCGGTGCGGGAATATGCCGCGTCGGCTCCCGAGTCGATCGACGTACTGATCAACAATGCAGGCGTCATGATGCCGGCCTCGCGGACCGAGACCGAGGACGGATTCGAGCTTCAGCTCGGCACCAATCACCTCGGCCACTTCGCCCTGACCGGCCTGCTGTTTCCCAAGCTCGCCGACGACGCGAAGATCACCACCATCGCGTCCGTCGCGCACCGTCAGCGCCCCAAACTCGACTTCGACAATCTCCAGCTCGAGCGGGGCTACAGCGCTCAGCGTGGGTACGCGAACTCCAAGCTCGCGAACATCTTGTTCGCGCTGGAATTGCAGCGCCGGATCGACAAGGCCGGATCGAAGGTGACCAGCAATGCTGCGCACCCCGGCATCTCCTCCACCGAGCTGTACTCGAGCCCGGACGGCTTGGGCAGCAACAAGATCCTGGCGGCACTGGCACCCATCGGACTGAAGTTCATCTCGCAATCCGCCCGTGCCGGAGCACTTCCCACGATCTATGCCGTCGACGTCGCAGGCGGCGGCACCTACAGCGGCCCCACGTCGCTGTTCGAGTCACGCGGCAAGCCGGGCCCGGCGTCGATGACTCGCATGGCACAGGATCCCGCACTCGCGGCGAAGCTGTGGGACGTCAGCGAGAAGTTGACCGGAGTCGGCTACCCGCTCTGA
- a CDS encoding TetR/AcrR family transcriptional regulator: MDRRTAIADAALGVVARDGLRALTHRAIDSTLEYPAGSTSYYFRTKSDLLAAVAARLVELSHASFVDIADHETDVATVVGQYLHRALTHRMTELRARYALMLDPAVAQDVRDVLARSFFSLELARELFDEPAHGDGLVSLCEGLVADVVFGRRTSNTVAALRYPIAVYLEGAKGAENQSG, translated from the coding sequence ATGGATCGTCGAACTGCCATCGCCGACGCCGCGCTCGGCGTCGTTGCTCGCGATGGTCTGCGCGCGTTGACCCACCGCGCGATCGACTCGACGCTCGAGTACCCGGCCGGGTCCACGTCGTACTACTTCCGAACCAAGTCCGATCTGCTCGCTGCGGTGGCCGCCAGGCTGGTCGAGCTGTCGCACGCGTCGTTCGTGGACATTGCCGACCACGAGACCGATGTCGCCACGGTGGTGGGGCAGTACCTCCACCGTGCGCTCACCCATCGCATGACCGAACTGCGGGCTCGTTACGCCCTGATGCTCGATCCTGCTGTTGCGCAGGATGTTCGGGATGTCCTGGCCCGCTCGTTCTTTTCGCTCGAACTGGCCCGCGAACTGTTCGACGAACCCGCTCACGGCGACGGACTCGTCTCGCTCTGCGAGGGCTTGGTTGCCGACGTGGTGTTCGGCCGTCGGACATCGAATACCGTTGCAGCGCTACGGTATCCGATCGCCGTCTACCTCGAGGGTGCTAAGGGGGCGGAGAATCAGAGCGGGTAG
- the zapE gene encoding cell division protein ZapE has protein sequence MRPTAPRCTFDTDFILDDAQAAAADALSTPGKKGLYLWGPVGRGKTWLLDTYFDNVDVTAKKRVHFHSFFRDLHAAYFRRNFSIDAAIDDILSTESSPASLLCFDEFHVHDIGDARLITRMLDALFARGVVLVVTSNYAPDELLPNPLFHPTFLPTIEKLKEELDVVCVDGPVDYRSAGASGSRFASGSWSLEPVSGGHTFAELCYAARSTGDYLQMIETATSLTVTEIPALAGVDEFAAQRFANLVDVLYDRDVRTDFHALVPLHEFAVGCSGLDTDRLVSRLSELGSSSRERTADSVDAAGT, from the coding sequence ATGAGGCCGACTGCACCGCGATGCACCTTCGACACCGACTTCATCCTGGACGATGCCCAGGCCGCAGCAGCTGACGCGCTGTCCACGCCCGGCAAGAAGGGCCTCTATCTGTGGGGGCCGGTCGGACGCGGTAAGACCTGGTTGCTCGACACCTATTTCGACAACGTCGACGTCACGGCCAAGAAGCGCGTCCATTTCCACAGCTTCTTCCGCGACCTGCACGCGGCGTACTTTCGCCGCAACTTCTCGATCGACGCGGCCATCGACGACATCCTGTCGACGGAATCCTCTCCTGCATCACTGCTGTGCTTCGACGAATTCCACGTCCACGACATCGGCGATGCCCGCCTCATCACCCGCATGCTCGACGCCCTCTTCGCTCGCGGAGTCGTCCTGGTCGTCACCTCGAACTACGCGCCCGACGAGTTGCTGCCGAATCCGCTGTTCCACCCGACGTTCCTGCCGACGATCGAGAAACTGAAGGAAGAACTCGACGTGGTCTGCGTCGACGGTCCCGTCGACTACCGTTCCGCCGGCGCCAGCGGATCGCGATTCGCGTCGGGGAGTTGGAGTCTCGAGCCGGTCTCGGGTGGTCATACGTTTGCCGAGTTGTGCTACGCCGCTCGTTCGACAGGTGACTACCTCCAGATGATCGAGACGGCAACGAGTTTGACGGTCACCGAGATTCCGGCTCTTGCGGGTGTCGACGAATTCGCCGCTCAGCGCTTCGCGAATCTCGTGGATGTCCTGTACGACCGGGACGTACGGACCGACTTCCACGCTCTCGTCCCGCTGCACGAATTTGCCGTCGGGTGTTCCGGTCTCGACACCGATCGGTTGGTCAGTCGACTCAGCGAATTGGGGTCTTCTTCACGCGAGCGCACGGCGGACAGCGTCGACGCCGCCGGTACGTAA
- a CDS encoding GNAT family N-acetyltransferase, with translation MAFRIVPVTAESWPLFRALRLEMLADSPKAFVETLDAASRQSDDDWVRRAAETNSAFSCGFAAVDDAGRWVGIMRARVEDGRTFLLGVYVTPLLRGEGLAEALLLEIERWAGERGHDQLTLEVHEHNRRAQAFYRRRGFSATGERVPYPLAPHEFEVVMIKPLGAE, from the coding sequence ATGGCGTTTCGCATCGTTCCTGTCACGGCCGAGTCCTGGCCGCTGTTCCGCGCTCTTCGGCTCGAGATGTTGGCAGACTCGCCGAAGGCGTTCGTCGAGACTCTCGATGCTGCGTCGCGACAATCGGATGACGACTGGGTGCGGCGAGCCGCCGAAACCAATTCTGCGTTCTCGTGTGGCTTCGCCGCGGTGGACGACGCGGGTCGGTGGGTAGGAATCATGCGGGCGCGGGTCGAAGACGGTAGGACATTTCTGCTGGGCGTCTACGTGACGCCCCTCCTCCGCGGCGAAGGCCTCGCCGAAGCCTTGCTGCTCGAAATCGAGCGTTGGGCCGGCGAACGCGGGCACGACCAGCTGACGCTCGAGGTGCACGAGCACAATCGACGCGCCCAGGCCTTCTATCGGCGCAGGGGATTCAGCGCTACCGGTGAAAGAGTTCCCTACCCTTTGGCTCCCCATGAGTTCGAAGTCGTGATGATCAAACCGCTCGGTGCGGAGTAG